GATGCCCATCCATGACGCTATCGATCACCGTTTTGCCCCGAGTGGGACGAATCACATGCAAACACACCTGCTCGTTTTGAAACACCCATTCCCACTGATTCTTCCCATTCACCCGTGCCCCCGTTTCATCACTGCCAACCAGACGTGCACTGCGTAAGCGCTCCACAATCTTGCTCACTGGAGCTTCCAGTTGTCTCTGCATCCGTTGCAAGAGGTTGGCAATCGCTCCTTCTGAGAGCCTCAGACCGTAAAGCTCGCTCATCATCTGAGCGCAACCTTTGCGGCTCCTGCCACAGCCCTCTAATCAGGGCATCCTTTTCGGCGTGACTGAGTCCATCGAGAGGGGGCAGTTCCTTCATAGCAAAGGCTTATCATCCTCTGTCAAAGTTGGGCTTAGGTCAACCTAGTTGAGCAATTACCAATCAAGATTGGCCTTCAGCAACGAACTGACGAGATCACCGACGACCCATCCGATTGCTCTGGAAAACGGGTTCGGATGTCTCGTCGCGTTTGAACACCTTGTAGGCGATCGCCAGAAACACGGGTACTACAACCAGCATCGATAGCGCCGTGTAGGTCGCGTGGAACTTGCTGATTGTGAACAGAGCCGGTGCATCCGCGGCGCTTCCAGCTACGTTGAACAGGAGTACGCCGCCGATGTTGTTCGCGAAGTGTACGCCGATGGCTAGTTCAGTGGTTCCATCAATCAACGAAACCACGGTCCACACCAGCCCCGGAACGAGGAAGTAGTTGAAGAATACCGTGAGCCAACCGCCCGCGCTTGCCTCCGGGTTGAGCAGGTGCGCTAGGGCGAAGATCGTGGCTGGCACCAGCGCCAGAAACACGCGGTTCGTCCAAACAATGCTCGCGCCCTGCATAATGTAGCCGCGAAAGAAAAGCTCCTCCGTAGTCGTCTGGATCGCGGTAAAGACTAGCGCCAGCGGGACGAAGAGTGCGAACGTTGTGAGGTCGAAGTTAAAGGAAAAGGTGTCGGGATAGAAGAAGTACTGTCCCAGTCCAGCGATCAGCAAAATTGGCACGAACCAAGCCACAAACCCATGACCGATCCGCCGCCAGCTAATCTTTTCCCGCGCTGTAACCAGCGTCCGGGGATGACGCTGGTGAATGAGGGTGACGGCGATCAAGATTCCCGCGAGGAAGAACGGAAAAATTGCCCTGACCGCAACGAAGCTCCCCACGGGACCGAATGCGGCGTAATCTAGCCGCCTGAACGCCGCAAGCCCCTCCTGACCGCCAAACAGGAACGCGATACGTGGGGCGGCGATGCCGCCGACCACAAGCCCCACAAAGAAGATGACTACTAATCCCAGAACATACCGCCACCCCCGATGCTTACCCCACCGGGCGGCCTCCACGTAAGTCACATCTTGCACTTCCATTCCGATTCCCTGATGTCCTTTAATTGCTTTAAACTTCATTTTTGTCTCCTTGACTCGTGCGTGAATATAGTGCTTGGACGTTAGCGAATCTGTTTTGGGGTCATTCCCGTAATGCGCTTGAATTGTTGGGTCAGATGGCTTTGGCTGGAGAAGCCGACTTCTAGAGCAATGTCTGCAATCGCAAAATCTGTCTTCTTCAACATTACTTTTGCTCGTTCCACGCGCTGTTTAATTACGTACTGATGGGGCGAAATCCCCATTGTTTGCTTAAACAAGCTCGCAAAATAACTCGAACTAACGTTGATCACTTCTGCAAGTTCAGCCAGTGATAATTCTCGATCAAGGTGAGTCTGAATATAATCAAGTACTTGCTGCATTCGGGTGTGTGTTAAGCCTTTGTAACTGGCTTCAATAGTTGGCATTGTAGTTGTTGGCATGGTTCAAAAATGGCAAGTTGTTCAACAAAACAGGTAAAAACTAGCGATCATGAATTTGATCGCTGACTAGCACTAATCGACAAGTCAGATATAAATTGGGAGTAGGGATCGGGGAGCTTAACGACTTGCAGCAATCATGGCTGCCATCAACTCCGTCGTGTTCCAGTGCCCGATATACCGACGTCCATTGATAAGCAGGGCTGGGGCAGTCGTTACTCCGCTCTGTATTCCGCCTTCAATGTCTTCATTGATGTGATCGACATGAACTTGTTTAGACAACTCTTTGAGAAATTGAGGAATATCAAGCCCTAAATCATTGGCGTACTCGACCAGATAACCGTTCTCCAATCTTTGTTGATGGTCAAATAAAGTGTCGCTCATTAACCAAAACTTTCCTTGGGCGGCGGCGGCTTCGGCGACTTGGGCTGCCCGTTGAGCATGGGGATAAATCTGTGTTTGTGGAAAATGGCGGAAGATCAAACATAAATAGTCCTCTCCAAAAGAAGCACTAGGGCGTGTTTTAAAACCTTTTGGCATACTGGTAAGTAGTGTAGCTACCTGATTGATGTCCATGACTAACCAATCCCTCAGCACTATCCGCCGAGGAGAAATGAGCAACCAGCAGTGGGAGCGGATCAAGCCCTTGCTACCGCCTCAAAAACCTCCTACCGGGTGTCCGTCTAAAGATCACCGCATGATCGTCAACGGCATCCTATGGATTCTGCGAACGGGTGCCCCATGGCGAGACGTACCGGAACGTTATGGATCATGGTCAACGGTTTCAGGACGGTTTTACCATTGGCGCAAAACGGGTCTGTGGCAGCAGGTGTTTGCGGCACTCCAGGAAGAGGCGGATGCCGAAGGTCAGATTAATTGGGAGATCCATTTCGTCGATGGAAGTGTCATCCGTGCTCATCAACATGCGGCAGGGGCAAAAAGGGGGAACTAAAGCCAGACTCTGAGCGCTCTGAGATTAAACAGGTGCAAGCACGAGAAGCCTTAGGGCGTTCCCAGGGAGGATTTAGTACCAAAATACATTTGCGTTGTGATGGCAATGGTTTACCGATCACCTTTGTGCTGACAGCGGGCGAACGCCACGAAACAGTCGTATTTGAGCACCTGATGGAGCAAGGAGCGGTCAAACGCTCTGGTGTAGGGCGACCTCGTTTGCGTCCGAAGCGAGTCAGTGGTGACAAAGGCTATAGCAGTGGCACCCTTCGTCGCTATCTGCGACGACGAGGGATTTGCCTCACCATTCCGCGTAAAAAGAATGAACGGCGACGGGGTCAGTTTGACAAGGCTCTGTACCGTGAGCGCAACCGGATTGAACGCTGTTTCAATCGCCTCAAGCAATTCCGTCGCATTGCAACCCGCTACGAGAAGAAGGCTGAGAACTATCTCGCCATGCTGACTTTAGCTTCTATCATGCTGTGGTTATAGTTTTAAAACAGAACCTAGGCTCTTGTTTAATCGCTTTAATCAGCTTGTAAACGTCCGCACTTCTAGGGCATTGATAGTCTCCATATATCACTAGCACTACCTTGGCACTCAGAATACCTTGAATCCAATCTTGAGTTGAAGGTGGTACAAGTAAAGAACTGTGATTACGATCATCGCTCATCTTTTTGCATCTGCGACAAGCCTGGAACCTTGTTACGAAAGCTGGGAAAACCTTAATGGTTTAGGTATTCCCAGCGTCAGCAATTTGAACCTAGGCTAAATAACTTTGAAATCGGTGATCGCTGCGTTAGCGTAGGTTCCGCCAACGGCGAGCAAATTCCTCTAGATCTGATCTAGAAATCCGGGATTGCAACCATTCGAACGCCCCTTTTTGATAGAAATATTTCGATGGATCGTAGTAAATGGCTGCATCAGTCAGTTGAATGGGTGCATTGCCATCTCGACGAAGAGCTTGCCAAGTTTGAGGGCCAACGATGCCATCTGTAGCAATGCCACTCTGCTTTTGAAACTGAACTACTGCGGCGCGAGTCACATTGCCAAAGATTCCATCAACTGCAATGTTAATTCCTTTGGCATTCAACAGTTGTTGTAGCGAAGTGACGGCAGCACCAGAATCGCCTTGGCGTAGCATTGGGTCTGTCGCTGTGGAAGTAGAAGTCATAGATTTATCTCCAATGTGTCAGGGTTGAAAACTCAATCAGCTTCATCGCTTTAGAAGAGCATGATTTGTCTGATTGGATGCACTTTTATTGCATACATTTAATGTAGGAGATCGCCTTTAAATCGTCTTCTACAGCAAGTTAAAATTTTTACAGTACAAATTGATAGAGTAACGATGCAATCGCAAATTAGAAGGCTAGTTCCAACTTAAGTTAGAATCCAAATTTGATCGAAAGTACACCCTACAAACTGACAATGCCGCGCTTAACCGCAACAATCACAGCTTGGGTGCGATCGCTCACATCTAATTTATTCAAAATCCGATTGACATGAGATTTAACAGTACCTTCACCGATGCTCAAAGCAACCGCAATATCGGCATTACTCATTCCCTGAGCTAGTGAGCGGAGAACCGCTAGTTCTCGTTCACTCAGTTCTGGATTGCTGAGGCGCTGTACTAACTTTGCTCCCACATCGGGCGGAAT
The sequence above is drawn from the Leptolyngbya sp. CCY15150 genome and encodes:
- a CDS encoding transposase → MSELYGLRLSEGAIANLLQRMQRQLEAPVSKIVERLRSARLVGSDETGARVNGKNQWEWVFQNEQVCLHVIRPTRGKTVIDSVMDGH
- a CDS encoding CPBP family intramembrane glutamic endopeptidase, whose protein sequence is MKFKAIKGHQGIGMEVQDVTYVEAARWGKHRGWRYVLGLVVIFFVGLVVGGIAAPRIAFLFGGQEGLAAFRRLDYAAFGPVGSFVAVRAIFPFFLAGILIAVTLIHQRHPRTLVTAREKISWRRIGHGFVAWFVPILLIAGLGQYFFYPDTFSFNFDLTTFALFVPLALVFTAIQTTTEELFFRGYIMQGASIVWTNRVFLALVPATIFALAHLLNPEASAGGWLTVFFNYFLVPGLVWTVVSLIDGTTELAIGVHFANNIGGVLLFNVAGSAADAPALFTISKFHATYTALSMLVVVPVFLAIAYKVFKRDETSEPVFQSNRMGRR
- a CDS encoding AraC family transcriptional regulator, encoding MPTTTMPTIEASYKGLTHTRMQQVLDYIQTHLDRELSLAELAEVINVSSSYFASLFKQTMGISPHQYVIKQRVERAKVMLKKTDFAIADIALEVGFSSQSHLTQQFKRITGMTPKQIR
- a CDS encoding thioredoxin domain-containing protein, producing the protein MPKGFKTRPSASFGEDYLCLIFRHFPQTQIYPHAQRAAQVAEAAAAQGKFWLMSDTLFDHQQRLENGYLVEYANDLGLDIPQFLKELSKQVHVDHINEDIEGGIQSGVTTAPALLINGRRYIGHWNTTELMAAMIAASR
- a CDS encoding IS5 family transposase (programmed frameshift), producing MRRGEMSNQQWERIKPLLPPQKPPTGCPSKDHRMIVNGILWILRTGAPWRDVPERYGSWSTVSGRFYHWRKTGLWQQVFAALQEEADAEGQINWEIHFVDGSVIRAHQHAAGAKRGNLKPDSERSEIKQVQAREALGRSQGGFSTKIHLRCDGNGLPITFVLTAGERHETVVFEHLMEQGAVKRSGVGRPRLRPKRVSGDKGYSSGTLRRYLRRRGICLTIPRKKNERRRGQFDKALYRERNRIERCFNRLKQFRRIATRYEKKAENYLAMLTLASIMLWL
- a CDS encoding peptidoglycan-binding protein; translated protein: MTSTSTATDPMLRQGDSGAAVTSLQQLLNAKGINIAVDGIFGNVTRAAVVQFQKQSGIATDGIVGPQTWQALRRDGNAPIQLTDAAIYYDPSKYFYQKGAFEWLQSRISRSDLEEFARRWRNLR